In Musa acuminata AAA Group cultivar baxijiao chromosome BXJ2-3, Cavendish_Baxijiao_AAA, whole genome shotgun sequence, the following proteins share a genomic window:
- the LOC103979288 gene encoding E3 ubiquitin-protein ligase ATL31, whose protein sequence is MATTLRRRSIAALSNGRGVMAVLFMLALLPLTPRCAAQSSAPSSHDSGPTNPTTLSPSTATIIAVLISAFFFLAFFFVYIRQCANDDDPSNQHVGYEAVARSGRRRGAVGMSPEVLEMFPMMSYSDAKALKVGRGTLECAVCLSEFEDDETLRLLPGCCHVFHPECIGAWLASHVTCPVCRSDLSTVSLEQPPASSAAAPAPDHVVVVDQSPTEEETIELTRIGSERREARSRRGRRSTKLPRSHSTGHSVAQPQEGEDVDRYTLRLPEHIRREIFAARKFHRSTSCVAFPVAGEGSSRPGYRGGAAAGGEGSSRGGRTVRAGVSDRWPSFLIRTLSFTIPAWKRGDNEGSVKKGEAEGSSRGRFGGVRTPFDCLGGGGRGDAPGDERGPTQ, encoded by the coding sequence ATGGCAACGACGCTCCGTCGCCGTTCGATCGCTGCCCTCAGCAACGGTCGAGGCGTCATGGCCGTCCTCTTCATGCTCGCGCTGCTTCCTCTCACCCCCCGGTGCGCCGCCCAGTCCTCGGCCCCGAGCTCCCACGATAGCGGCCCGACCAACCCCACCACCCTAAGCCCCTCGACGGCCACCATCATCGCAGTCCTCATCAGTGCCTTCTTCTTCCTCGCCTTCTTCTTTGTCTACATCCGCCAGTGCGCCAACGACGACGACCCGTCGAACCAGCATGTGGGGTACGAAGCGGTGGCCCGGTCGGGGCGGCGGCGCGGGGCGGTGGGGATGAGCCCGGAGGTGCTGGAGATGTTCCCGATGATGTCGTACTCGGACGCGAAGGCCCTCAAGGTGGGGCGCGGCACGCTGGAATGCGCGGTGTGCCTCAGCGAGTTCGAGGACGACGAGACACTCCGCCTGCTCCCGGGCTGCTGCCACGTCTTCCACCCTGAGTGCATCGGCGCCTGGCTCGCCTCCCACGTTACTTGCCCCGTCTGCCGCTCCGACCTCTCCACCGTCTCTCTCGAGCAGCCCCCCGCATCCTCCGCTGCGGCGCCGGCGCCGGATCACGTCGTCGTCGTCGATCAGTCCCCGACAGAGGAGGAGACGATCGAATTGACCCGGATAGGGAGCGAGAGGCGGGAGGCGCGGTCCAGAAGGGGGCGGCGGTCGACGAAGCTTCCACGATCTCACTCGACCGGGCACTCAGTGGCGCAGCCCCAGGAAGGGGAGGACGTCGACCGATACACGCTGCGGCTACCGGAGCACATACGGCGGGAGATCTTCGCTGCCCGTAAATTCCACCGGTCCACGAGCTGCGTCGCGTTCCCGGTCGCCGGGGAAGGGAGCTCGCGTCCGGGGTACCGCGGCGGtgctgccgcgggaggtgaggggAGCAGCCGCGGGGGGCGGACCGTGCGGGCAGGGGTTTCAGACCGGTGGCCGTCGTTCCTCATCCGGACGCTCTCCTTCACCATCCCGGCCTGGAAGAGAGGGGACAACGAGGGGTCGGTGAAGAAGGGGGAGGCGGAGGGTTCCTCGAGGGGGAGGTTCGGTGGCGTGAGGACCCCTTTCGACTGCCTGGGCGGCGGCGGAAGGGGCGACGCTCCAGGTGACGAGCGGGGGCCCACGCAGTGA